One Gadus chalcogrammus isolate NIFS_2021 chromosome 22, NIFS_Gcha_1.0, whole genome shotgun sequence genomic window carries:
- the LOC130375529 gene encoding sal-like protein 3, with product MSRRKQAKPQHLREEEEGPARTRVSYSDNGILEFRGSERCYGSKETHVCDRCCAEFLTWPDLGRHRKLCDELPLVLIVKDDYGTEAVHDRTSLGPSPGPSVAPSDSSLEDSTDEGPEVGEPPANDTDHLLCGVLEEEGEPEEPMDLEARAEIPQFTAPTGSPQPPDLTEFGSPQPSTSGTHSMPSTNVTLEILRGTRVAVAQFSQGISAGGGAGGKAASVAIPVILEHLLALQQQQVQQLQLIEQIRSQVAVMNRQPTQAALNPVSRALTLAPTNPFPSQGLVPPPVLPLSGAMPSPVNGQASVSSSPSLERSQTLASQNAHRLSVGDYNEITSPSAYAEMSAAASISSYTSHTPTLPPSYMSSQTGGVGGGQTLSSSGPLDRGQHGGLLLSSPSSSSLAFLPHSPPSGVIFPNPLASIAATAHALDPIAALLKHRKGKLPNVSLFNTKPSPEEPFFKHKCRFCAKVFGSDSALQIHLRSHTGERPFKCNICGNRFSTKGNLKVHFQRHKEKYPHVQMNPYPVPEYLDNVPTSSGIPYGMSFPAEKPGSSWLDSKPVVATLPTPIGLPLSSALTSIGSSNDPLSVTPSIKSPYRPPSGECVSLSPASGGTEPHITPVSESPQLSCQDSAPDKLKTEGVHLPQNCIQRLMSNPVTVTTGTSAAGTAAPSEPTTPEPLCPSSPFSNTNPLLYPSDPAKFSPNGLLDSMHTSETSMLERLVENIDRKMTDPNQCVVCHRVLSCQSALKMHYRIHTGDRPFKCKICGRAFTTKGNLKSHVGIHRETPPVLVQHSCPICQKKFTNAVVLQQHIRMHMGGPLPEPSDAAAEDPREVDGGALRRGNHFDSLSSNDNDPADDLSFEDDGEEEEEGENMEEVEEEGEEEEEEEGAASPAKRFSSPRYSPSRTSAVVSSIAALENQMRMIDSTVNLNHSFGITALANGLMDRERLAINCRLAERRGESGTAGSPTFSQSSDVSGSPAHRKSADGRMSKSPTANNRPASQEPLAALVKMEQSEPPSAASVAGLAQDLRGLQPGKMCVMKEESPYSLPFLLSRERGEALTSLANSMTSGPIKTEMNGHSHPIDGHHHPAFSLLLPPSYPPISSPGMTSLLGPAPPRRTPKQHNCHACGKNFSSASALQIHERTHTGEKPFVCSICGRAFTTKGNLKVHMGTHMWNNAPARRGRRLSVENPIALLGGDPMKFGEMFQKDLAARAMNVDPGFWNRYAAAITTGLAMKNHHNLQNNHHNHHNNHHNNHNNHNEISVIQNRGIPQLHAMTAAMDRASSGGLHGMNGLGKTSGLDLGAGRHFSMLIDDSKEIGIN from the exons ATGTCCCGCCGCAAGCAGGCCAAGCCGCAGCATctccgggaggaggaggaaggaccgGCTAGGACCCGAGTCTCATACTCAGACAATGGTAT CTTGGAGTTCCGCGGCTCGGAGCGTTGCTATGGCAGCAAGGAGACGCACGTGTGTGACAGGTGCTGCGCCGAGTTCCTCACCTGGCCCGACCTGGGCCGCCACCGGAAGCTCTGCGACGAGCTCCCGCTGGTGCTCATCGTGAAGGACGATTACGGGACGGAGGCTGTCCACGATCGCACCTCCCTCGGGCCCTCGCCGGGGCCCAGCGTGGCCCCCAGCGACTCCAGTCTGGAGGACTCCACAGACGAGGGCCCCGAGGTCGGAGAGCCGCCTGCGAACGACACTGACCACCTGTTGTGTGGGgttctagaggaggagggggaaccgGAGGAGCCCATGGATCTAGAAGCCCGGGCGGAGATCCCCCAGTTCACCGCCCCGACCGGCAGTCCTCAACCACCGGATTTGACCGAGTTCGGGTCCCCTCAGCCGTCCACCTCCGGTACCCACAGCATGCCCAGTACCAACGTCACGCTGGAGATCCTCCGGGGCACCAGGGTGGCCGTGGCCCAGTTCTCCCAGGGTATAAGCGCCGGAGGAGGGGCGGGCGGGAAGGCCGCCTCGGTTGCCATCCCCGTGATCCTGGAGCATCTGCTGGCTCTGCAGCAGCAACAggtgcagcagctgcagctcaTCGAGCAGATCCGCAGCCAAGTGGCGGTCATGAACAGACAGCCCACGCAGGCCGCCCTGAACCCCGTCTCCAGGGCCCTGACCCTGGCCCCGACCAACCCTTTCCCGTCGCAAGGCCTTGTCCCCCCGCCGGTTCTCCCGCTGTCGGGGGCCATGCCCTCGCCTGTCAATGGCCAGGCCTCCGTCTCGTCGTCCCCCAGCCTGGAGAGGTCGCAGACTCTGGCGTCTCAAAACGCACACAGGCTCTCCGTCGGTGATTACAACGAGATTACGTCCCCCTCAGCGTACGCAGAGATGTCGGCCGCCGCCTCCATCTCCAGCTACACCAGTCACACCCCCACGTTACCGCCTTCTTACATGAGCTCCCAGACCGGCGGCGTCGGCGGCGGTCAGACACTGAGctcctctggacctctggaccgGGGGCAGCACGGCGGCCTCCTCCTCAGCTCGCCTTCCTCCTCCAGCCTGGCGTTCCTACCTCACAGCCCCCCTAGTGGCGTCATCTTCCCCAACCCCTTGGCCAGCATCGCAGCGACAGCTCACGCACTCGACCCCATCGCCGCCCTCCTGAAGCACCGGAAGGGAAAGCTGCCCAACGTGTCCTTATTCAACACCAAGCCCAGCCCGGAGGAGCCCTTCTTCAAGCATAAATGCCGCTTCTGTGCCAAAGTGTTTGGCAGTGACAGTGCTCTGCAGATCCACCTGCGCTCCCATACAGGGGAGAGGCCCTTCAAATGCAACATCTGTGGCAATCGCTTTTCCACGAAAGGAAACTTAAAGGTCCACTTCCAGAGGCACAAAGAAAAGTATCCTCATGTTCAGATGAACCCCTACCCCGTGCCAGAGTACTTAGACAATGTGCCAACCAGCTCCGGGATTCCCTATGGGATGTCATTTCCCGCAGAAAAACCTGGATCTTCATGGCTGGACAGCAAACCGGTGGTAGCGACCCTGCCCACCCCTATAGGCCTTCCGCTCTCCTCTGCCCTTACCAGTATAGGAAGCTCAAATGACCCCTTAAGCGTAACACCATCCATTAAATCTCCCTACCGGCCACCATCGGGTGAATGCGTGTCTTTGTCCCCTGCTAGTGGCGGCACCGAGCCTCATATAACTCCTGTTTCCGAGTCTCCACAGTTGAGCTGCCAGGACTCGGCCCCCGACAAGCTAAAAACAGAGGGAGTGCACCTGCCCCAAAACTGCATCCAAAGATTGATGAGCAACCCAGTTACTGTAACGACCGGGACCTCCGCCGCCGGCACCGCAGCCCCGTCCGAGCCCACCACACCGGAGCCCCTCTGTCCCAGCTCCCCCTTCTCCAACACCAACCCCCTACTGTACCCCTCAGACCCGGCCAAGTTCTCGCCCAACGGCCTCCTGGACTCTATGCACACGTCGGAGACCTCCATGCTGGAGCGGCTGGTGGAGAACATTGACAGGAAGATGACGGACCCCAACCAGTGCGTCGTGTGCCACCGCGTCCTCAGTTGCCAGAGCGCCCTCAAGATGCACTACCGCATCCACACCGGCGACCGGCCCTTTAAGTGCAAGATCTGCGGCCGGGCCTTCACCACCAAGGGCAACCTCAAGTCCCACGTGGGCATCCACCGGGAGACCCCGCCGGTGCTGGTGCAGCACTCGTGCCCCATATGCCAGAAGAAGTTCACCAACGCCGTGGTGCTTCAGCagcacatacgcatgcacatgGGCGGGCCCCTTCCGGAACCCTCCGACGCCGCCGCCGAAGACCCCAGGGAGGTGGACGGCGGCGCCTTGCGGCGCGGGAACCACTTCGACAGCCTCAGCAGCAACGACAACGACCCCGCGGACGACCTTTCGTTCGAGGACgacggagaggaggaagaggaaggggagaacatggaggaggtggaggaggagggggaggaggaggaggaggaggagggggcggcgaGTCCCGCTAAGCGCTTTAGCTCTCCTCGCTACTCCCCGTCGAGGACCTCGGCCGTGGTCTCCAGCATAGCGGCGCTGGAGAACCAGATGAGGATGATTGACTCCACGGTGAACCTGAACCACTCGTTTGGCATCACGGCTCTGGCCAACGGGTTAATGGACCGGGAGCGGCTGGCCATCAACTGCCGCCTCgcagagagacggggggagagtgGGACCGCGGGCAGCCCGACCTTCTCCCAGTCTTCTGATGTGTCGGGGTCCCCGGCACATAGGAAAAGCGCTGATGGCAGAATGAGCAAGTCTCCCACAGCGAACAACAGGCCAGCATCTCAAGAGCCTTTAGCAGCCTTGGTGAAGATGGAGCAATCTGAGCCTCCTTCAGCGGCATCTGTCGCGGGATTGGCCCAGGACCTGAGAGGGCTACAGCCCGGCAAGATGTGTGTGATGAAGGAGGAGAGTCCTTACAGTCTGCCCTTCCTGCTGAGCAGGGAACGAG GTGAAGCTCTCACCAGCCTGGCCAACAGCATGACGTCAGGACCAATCAAAACAGAGATGAACGGACACAGTCATCCAATCGACGGACACCATCACCCTGCCTTcagcctcctgctccctccatCGTATCCTCCAATCAGCAGCCCGGGAATGACCAGCTTGCTTGGGCCCGCCCCTCCTCGCCGCACGCCCAAACAGCACAACTGCCACGCCTGCGGGAAGAACTTCTCGTCGGCCAGCGCCCTGCAGATCCACGAGCGCACGCACACGGGGGAGAAGCCCTTTGTCTGCTCCATCTGCGGACGAGCCTTCACCACTAAAGGCAACCTGAAG GTCCACATGGGCACCCACATGTGGAACAACGCCCCGGCCAGGCGGGGCCGGCGGCTGTCCGTGGAGAACCCCATCGCGCTGCTGGGGGGGGACCCCATGAAGTTCGGGGAGATGTTCCAGAAGGACCTAGCGGCGCGGGCCATGAACGTGGACCCCGGGTTCTGGAACCGGTACGCCGCCGCCATCACCACCGGCCTGGCCatgaagaaccaccacaacctccaaaacaaccaccacaaccaccacaacaaccaccacaacaaccacaacaaccacaacgagATCTCAGTCATCCAGAacc gaggcatccCCCAGCTTCATGCCATGACCGCAGCCATGGACAGAGCCTCCTCTGGGGGGTTGCACGGCATGAACGGCCTGGGGAAGACGTCGGGTTTGGACCTGGGAGCGGGCaggcacttctccatgttgatagaCGATAGCAAGGAAATCGGGATCAACTGA